The Mucilaginibacter sp. PAMB04168 genome contains the following window.
AACAGCAGAGCTCAGAAGAAATTTGAACATAAAATATTAAACAATTTAGGAGACATGTAATGGTTTATTTAAGTGGTAAATAAAGCCTCACTTGCTTAATAATTGTTTAATATTTGATTAATTAATGAACTTCTAAAATAAATTCTGCCTTGACACTACATTATATACAAATCGATGATAAAGGTGAATTTCACAACAGGTAATTATTTAGATATCGGAAGTTACGGCGTGGAAATCCTTTTTAAATACTTCACCGTAAATATTCTTATACTCTTTAGTAAAATTCTCGAAGGTGTTTAAGGCAAGCGAGTGTTTTCCCAGGGCTGACAGTGCACGGCATTTAATAATCATCGCCTCTTCATTAACCGGATCAAAATAAAATATATAATTGGCAATCTCGATCATCAATTCAGGCTCATAATTCCGGTTAGGAGCATGCAGGAATTGAAGATAGCAGTCGATAACTTCATTAGATATTTCAGACTTAAACGGGTCCAGCCACTCATACTCAATATTAGATAAAAAGTTTCCGCGTCGTGTTATATCCGAGAGCAATTTAATTTTTTCGACGGTTAGCTCCTTCTTGTCCTTGATGATCTGTAAATAGTTACCATAATCGACATAAGTTTGATTCATATCGTAATCAATTATCCATCCGCCGGTTTCCTTTGACAACTGACAATGGCCTATCTTATCGAGTAGTACTTTCAACTTTGCCATGTTAACGGACCGATTGTTCCGGGCACTTTTTACAGATTTATCATACCATAAAATCTCATTGAGCTTATCAGAACTCAGCCCCCTCCCCCAGCGAAGAGAATAGAGCAGAATGACCAAGAATAGTTCTTTTATCAGCGGTGTAAACGATTTACTGATATTGTTGCCATCTTTATCAAATACCTGCAGGTCACCGAAAAGGAACACGACACTTTTATGATGCATTCCCTGACTGCTCAGGCGGGTTTCGGGTGATATAACCGTTACATCAGGAGTCTCAGGAACTGGTATTACCTCTCTATCAACCACTGGTGGCGATGATACCTTGCTGATGGAAGGCAAGTCAGATGTTTCCTTGCGTTTATTCATGAAAAAGTATGAACAGCCGCCAATTACAGAGATCAACAAAATTCCGCCAACCAACCAGTAGTTCCGCTTCGTGTTTTTCACATTTGCATTGTTGTTTATGGCATACGGCGGACCTAACAAGGTAAATACATTTACACGGGTCTGATTCGCGTTAAGACGGAGCAAGGTCACTGCTACAAACTTCTTGGTCGATGGGCAGTAATACAGGTCAGCGTATGAATGTGTATCATGAAAAGTATAAGGTATGGGGTCACCAACCAACTTATAATTGGGGCTGGTCAACGAGCCTTTAATCAACTGTAATTTAGATTGATATTTATGCGCCGGAAATGTGAGCGCATAATAAGACTTTTGATTATTATTGATGACCAGTGAGTTGGCGAACGCAAAATCTTCCGCATTTGCCTTCAAGTCGTACAGTTTTTTGAAGGTATGATCTTTAACTGTAAAGCGCATCAGATCATACATATTCTTGGGATTCAAAATTTGTTTGCCGCTGCTGTTGCCAAACCCGCCTAAAATATAAATGGTATCGCCAGACCGATTTGCACCCAAGGCCGATAGGTAACGTGGGGTAAAGAAGTCACCCCGGGTTTTGACATCTTCCCATTTTTGTGAACCAAAACGATACTTCTGAACTTCATTTTTGTATAGCAGATGTCCATAACCGGCAAACAGGTATAAGGACGAATCAGAAGCCGACAGCGATTTGTTCACATGCCAGCTATTTGTTGATGGAGCTTTGGGAGATTCCTTAGTCCACTTACGCGAAGTAAAATCATAACTGGATATAAATCGCTGGTCTTTATAAAAATTATACAGACTATTGCTGGACGGATTGCAAATAGAGTAATTACCCATATTCAGCGTAATTGGACCAGTGGAATAATTCGTATTTATCCATTTTTCGTCACTTACACTTAAGGAATACAAGGAGTCGGATCCGACTATGTACAGCGTTTCTTTCTGGGGGTTGAATGCTGTACTTGCCATACCCTGTACGGTAAAGCTTTGTACTGCCCTCCAGTTACGGTGTAAAGCTGCTGCCCATAATGGATTTTCTACGCGACCATTATTTTGAGACATGTCTTCATGTACGATGGAACCCTTTTCCTCATTCAATCTCCAATTATATTTCAATGCGCCTGCTTCAAATATCTTTACATTTCTTATTTTCATCGGAGGCACATCCGTAGTTTGAAACTGTTTGAAAAGGCTTCCTCCTAACAGTACTTTATATGTTGAGGCCTTTTTAAATGGCAGTCTTTTTTCGACGTACCATTTTGAGCCGTCGTGAAGTAAAATTTGCCGCTTCTCAAAATCAAATCTGATCCGGATTTTATTCCAACTATTGAATAATTTCCGTTTTTCAATGTCGAATATTATTGAAGAAAGTTTTTCCCCTGTGATCACATTGAAGTGATTGTTTGGCATCTCCGCGTTATAAACAAGATCTACATTTTGCGTATCGCCTTCAATAACCCTTAGAATATATCCGAAGTATGTTTCTCTGTTTGGCAAAAATGATATCTCGAATTCTAATTCAAAACTTTTCGAAAAATTTAACCCTTTCTCTGAACCCAGGTCAACGAATGTCCTCTTTTCTTGTACTACCTCATGACTTGCAAAGGTCAGCCCGTCGGACTGCCCAAAAGCATTTGTTGCCGAGGAGATAAAAAATAAAGCTCCAAAAATTCTATAAAAAATAGCTCTGTACATTATAATTAGGAAACACCATTTGCAAAATTATACCATAAGTCGATATAGAGGTTTATCCGGCGAAATGGACTGCTGAATAATTGGTTTAATCTTCAAATTTAACATGTAATTTGAAAACTTCCATGCCAGAAAAAATTATTTTATTTTTTGTAAACATTAGGCTTATTAGAAGACAGTTGAGGAAGTATCGTATATTTTCAGATATTATAATGTGAATTTATCATTTTGAATTTCAAAATAATAAATTCACATCTAAGTGCCGGAATCAAACACCGTGTCCTCAGGCAGTGTAGCGCGTCAACCTTCGGGCTACATCCTGAACTGCACTTATGAGACGGTATTTAAGTACTTAACATTAATAACCGCAAAAAAAAAGAGGCCGCAACAAATGCGACCTCTTCAGTTTCATGGCTTTGGCTATCGCTTAAACTGTTGTTTGGTGATATTCAAATAAGAATCAGTATAGCTTTGTGCAGGCTCCAGTTGCGTGCCGTTCGCCCAGTCGTTAAATGAATCGATCAATACTAAGCGACCCTTGTTGTTCACGTTCATCTTCGCCACGTTACACAACTTCCGATACATTGCACCACCATCCTTTCGTTCTACATTTGGAAATACGGAAGTTGGTGCCGTAATCTTAAAGTCATTGCCGGGGTAAATATTCGGAATGTACTCCAATGAGTAATGTTGGGCCAGGTACTCGCGGTTGTATTTTAGATTCTGGTCCATGGCCTGTGGAAGTACATAGAAGAAGTCCCATGCATAGGCATTGTTCAATAGTAAGGACTGGTGATAAACGGCATCTACGCAGCCAGCAAAACGTGCAGGCGCATATCGGGCCGGCGGTGACCACCTTTCCTGATTACCCACAATGTAAAGTTCAACTCCTAAAGCCCTCAACCTGCTCCTTAATTCTGTATAAATCGCTTTGTTGTCATTGGAATAAAGGTTTCTGGAATCATTGATAAAGATCAGCGCTTTACCGTCAACCTTCATATAATTGGGGTTCTTGAAATATTTTTCCATCTTGGCGAAGTCATCATAAAACTGCGAAAGTTTTTGCGCGTTGCTTTCCAGTGGTGCAGCATCGGTCAAGGCATAGCTTGAAAAGTTATAATTAATGGCAAACTTCACTTTATTCTCGGGACCCGCATTCAAATAACTTCTGATCACCGTGGTGTCGATTTTGTAATTGTTAACATCCCGGTTTAAGGATCTGAAGTTAAAGACGAAATAATCGATGCCGCCCTGGACCGCATAACCCAGGTGCGCCTGCATGATGTTGAGCGGCACGCCAGACACATTGGACATCGTATATTTGCCCAGCACCGGCGTTTCTTTTACATTGGCATTGAATGTTGTAAAAAAAGTATAGAAAGCACCGACGTTATAGTTTTCGGTAACGGGTATCTCCTCGATCTCATAATTTAAAAATGAGTCCTCGACTGATGGGTCCTCGTTGTCTTTTTTACAGGAGGCAAGTGACCCTACCAGTAACACCAACAGCAGCATCCTGAATATTGAAAATATATGGTTCATTCTTCTTTATTTAAATTTTGATAAAACGGTAAATGTGGTTCCTGAAGCTTTAAGCTCTTCAACTGTCGTTCCGTACCATTTCTGGAGGTAAGCCAGATTGTAGAAAGTTTGAGTAGGCGTCCAGTCGCTGACGGTATACGGCGCCTCAAATTTCAAATAGGTTGTCGGTTGCGTATCATCAATGCCGTTAATGCCTAATTTTCTCAACGCATCGGCATATCCAACAGGATTCAAGCCCACAAGATCGGTGGGATAACTCCCGCGATGTGGTATATCAGCAGCCGTATTAACTAAAAGGTTATTGGCAGGGTTCGTGTGTGGCGGGAACCGCATAGCACGTGTGCGACGCTGCAGGTTCCAAGTTTCAAAAGCCCCGTCGGGATAATAATTCAACCAACGTTGTACCCAAATTTTATTAATGTTCGTTATTGGAATATCTGCGTTGGTATTGCCCAGGTAGTTACTAAACCCTTTTCCCTGGGTGTTCCATTTGATACCGTCCCGCGCTTTATAAGCATTCAGTTCGGCCGTACTGATCCCCAACCTGTTAAAGCAGGCATCGATACCTGAATAATAATAAGCTTCCGCCAGCTGGCTTCCGCCTAATCCAATTTCTTTGGCTTCAGCCTTTAAGAATTGTGCCTCCGCATAAGATAATATGACAAAAGGACGATTTGCAGCGTAAACATCAGCTACCGGTTCAGAAAAAGAGTTGATATTGGATGCCTGCAAAGGATCTACGGAATTGGAAAAGCTCGTCCACGAGGGCAGCTTTCCGGCTTTGATATAACCATTATAGGGTATCGGGTAAGAAACGACATACATGGAGTCAGTAGCCACATTTTTCAAGGTGTCCTGAACCAAATATCGGCTAGCCAGCGGCACCGGAGCATAATATTTCTCCATCCGAGGATCCTTGTAAGAGCGGAAGTAAAGCATTATAAAATCGCTCATCTTCGGCTGAGGTAGTGTAAATGTATTCCGTTTGAACCTGATATAATACGGGTTCTCATTATTGATCACATTTTCGTAGTTCATCTTGGCAGTTTCATTCTCCGTGTTGATGAGATTCGCCTCATCAGCCATTGTCTCGCTGATATGTTTTTTTGCCTCCTCCCCCAAATTCCGGGTGCACTGGAGCGCAACCCTTAATCTTAGGGTGTTGCCGAATTTCTTCCAGCTGAGCATATTCCCCCCATAGAGCACATCATAAGTAAACCGGTCGCCTGAGGGATTGATCTTCGATGCAGCATCCTTTAACTCGCTCAGGATAATCGCATAAGCTTCATCCTCTGTATTAAAGGTGATGTTTTGCAGGTAGTCCACATTATTGGCCTGTGTGATGGGAATTACGCCGAACTGTGAAACCAATATAGAATACACGTAGGCACGCCATATTCTGGCAGCCTGCACCCGGTTGTTGAAGGCAGGGTTAGACTCATAGGTTCTGATGACCTGTTGAATATTATTCAAGACATCAACATACATCGTTTTCCATATCCCGTTACCACGGGCATCCGTTACGTCATATCGATTACCCTGCTGTATGATGAAGTGTGCGATATCCCACCAGCGCTGTGTATTGTTATTGGCCATAGCATCATTGGTGCGCTTGATCGCCCCGGCCATAATCGCCTCGGGTGTTGCATTTTCAAATCTTGAGGGATCGGTGTTAATATCATCGAAGTTTTTTGTACAAGCGGGCAGGATCATACCTACCAGACAAATTATATATATATACTTTTTCATTGAAAGCGTTGTTAAAAGGATACTCTAAAATCAAATCCGTACTGGCGGTAAGGAAACGAGCCGCCATTATCAATTCCTTGTTGGTTGCCAGTTGAATAAGAAGCTTCCGGATCGATTCCGCGTGGCGTTTTGTTATAAATGATAAAGGGGTTACGGGCAATTAGCGCTAACCTGGCACTTTTGATGAAACTGTTCCCGACGCGTGCAAGATATTTTGGCGGTACCGTGTAGCCTACTGTCAACTCACTGATACGGATGGAGGTAGCATCAAATGTAATAGCCGGAACGTTGTTAAGTACCATATCGTTGGCCAAAAGCTGAGGGTCTACATACGAATTGTTTTTTGCACCCGGCAGAATGCGGCCGTCCGGACCATAAACTATCGCTCCGTTTTGCGTTTGCACAAAATAGGAATTAGGATATTGGCCTCCCTTACGGCGTTCCGCGTCCTCATAAGCCGTGGCTTTTCCGCCAACAGTTAAACCAATACCGCTTGACTCGTTACCATTTTCCCCGAGAATACCTCTGGAGAACAGCCATTCTTCACGGCCAAACATGGGATCCAGCGTTTGAATAGTTGTTCCATTCCCATTTGCGCGGCCATAAGTAGCAGAATAGATGAGGCCTCCCCATTTGACCGTAGTCAGGGCGGAAAGATCAAAACCTCTATACTTGAATCCGGTCTGGAAAGAACCCAGCCAATCCGGCCTGAAGCTGCCAAAAGCCAGATTAAGTTCTGGTTGTACCCTTCCGTTGGCGCTCACCAGCACTTTGTCGCCAACCATGTACGGTCCGCTACCCCGGATCACGCCATATGGCTGACCAACTTCGGCGTAAGTCGTTACACCCAGGACCTGGCCACCCAAGGCCCGGGAAGGCACACCTTCCGACAAGGATAATACCTTATTGATATTCCTGGAGAAGTTAACATTTACGCTCCAGGCAAAATCCTTTGTTCTAACCGGGACACCGCCCATGGATACCTCGATTCCCCGGTTTCTGATCTCTCCCGAATTCAGCACACGTGTTGTGTAACCCGTTTCGTATGGCGTGTTAGCCGTAAGAATCTGATTGGTTGTGTTATCCTGATAAAGGGTTACATTGAGGCTTATTTTATCTTTAAAAAAGCCCATATCAACGCCGATCTCCTTTGAAGATTTACGCTCAGGCTTCAGGTTGAAATTCTTCAGTGACTGCTCATAGCTCAATACGGGATTATTCAGGAAAAGACCTGTACTATTGTAACCATTGAGCAGCTGGTAAGGCTGACCGGAATTGCCCACAATGGCCAGAGACGCCCTTAATTTACCAAAGCTGATGATCGCGTTGTCCTTGAGAAAATTCGAGAAAAGAAAACTACCGCCTATAGAGGGATAAAAGAAAGAGCGCGCATTGCTCGGCAACATGGACGACCAGTCATTACGCCCGGTGACATTCAGAAACAAGAAATCCTTGTATCCAAGGGTCGCGAAACCTAATAATGAATTGATCTGGCTGCTTCTGGGTGCCTCTGTAGACGTAGGAAAAGCATTGGCGTTGGAGATCGTGGGTTTATCCTGCACCTGGAGCGCCTCGACTGTATTCGTGGATCGGGTATAGGAGTAAGATTGAATATTGCCGCCGAAATTCGCCGTGAACTTAAAATTCTTACCAAAATCTTTGTTGTAGGTCATCAAGCCTTCATATATCCAGTTCTGCGAGGCATAGTTCGCGTTTTGGTAATAGCCGTTAGTGTCGAGCCTGGCGCCAATTTCCCGGTAGATAAAGGAACGGCCGTAATCCAAATCTCCCGCCACGTTGGCTCGCACTTTTAGGTTCTTGGTCAACTGGCCGGTAACGGTCACGCCTCCGATCAGCCTGGTATGCTTGTCGTTGTTCTGATTTTCATTGATCACCCAAAGCGGGTTTTCTGCGCTGGCAAGATTAGCCCGCTGCACGGATCTGCCATTAGCATCTTTCCAGGGGTCAAACGCCGCAACGTCAGCACTGCGGGTCATAAATACATAGGCTGACATCGGACTGTTGGGATCAAGATTCCGTGCCGTCCTGTTCTTTGTATCATCATTTGTATACGCCACACGCGACTCAACGGTCAGTTTATCGCCGAGCTTGCGGCTGGCATTGAAATTGAGGTTGTGCTTCTTCTTAAGGTTCTGATTGGCTATCACATCGTTTCCACTCGTAAACGTGTAGGAAAGCCTGAAGGCAGAGGATTGGTCGGCTTTGTTAACGGAAATATTCGTCACGCTGGCTACCGACTTCTGATATAAATCACGGATATTGTTGGGCTGAGGATTGTAACCATGAGGTTGCCCGCTGAAGGTGTTAAACGGCTGACCCAACATGGGCGCTCCCCAGGAAACGTTACTCGTGCCCATATTGACAGCGCCCGTGGTGCCGAAAATGGCGGCGTTGTTCGTGACTAACCGGGTGTTAGTACCCTCACCGTATACATTCTGGTAGGCGGGAAACTCAGAGATCGCATATACCTGGCTATTTTGGTTAAATGTCACGCCGAAGCTTTTGTCTCCTATTTTCGCTTTTTTGGTCGTGACCAAGATGGCGCCGTTTGCAGCCCGCTGACCATACAAAGCAGCAGCATTAGCGCCTTTGAGCACCTCAATCGACTCGATATCATTTGGGTTCAGGTCGGCAGCCCCATTGCCATAATCCAGGTTATTGCCAAAAGAATCGCCCATCTGATTTTCGATAGGAACACCATCAACGACCCAAAGCGGCTGGTTGTTGCCGGATACAGAACTCTCTCCACGCAGTATAACACGACTGGAACTGCCTGGCTGCCCCGTTGAAGTCACCTGTATACCGGCCACTTTCCCGGCAAGGCTATTGACGATATTGATATCGCGATTCTCGTTCATGGAGTTCATGTTTACCGATTGCGAAGCATAGGTTACGGCTTTAGCCTGTGTCTGAATGCCTAATGCACCAGTGACCACGACCTCCTTCAATGTTGCTACGTCAGGAACCAACTTGACGTCAACTACCTTGTTGGCCCCAACTTTGATTGCCTGGGTCTTATAGCCAATCGATGTAATAACCAATACGGCATTCGTATTTGCCACGGTAATCGAATAACTACCGTTTACGGTAGTGGTAGTTGACCGTTGCCCGTTTTGGAGGGAGATAGTAGCTCCTACTACCGCCTCGTTGTTTTCGTCAGTAATTTTTCCCGTGATAACGATATTGCTTTGGGCTACAATAACAGTTACGGAAAAAAATACTAACCCAATGACTAGTAAAATTTTTTTCATAATTTCAATTAGGGTAATGAATTTGTTGGTTTATAATCGGGGCTGAAATAAGCGGCGCCTTCATAAAAAATGATTAATAATTTCTTAATGTCGGCGGGAAAAGCATTTATTTTTGCGAATGGTCGTGTTAAGGGCATATCGCGCTCCTTATCATTATTAATAACACAGTAAGATTAGTTGCTATTTCCAGACAATATCACAACAAACGCAACCTCAGATAGCCATGTTGATAATTCTGTTTGTTTTCAAATCTTAGATCAAAATTATTCATCGTGAATGATCTGCCTCTTCGCTTAATTTCCTAAATGAAGTAGAAGAATGTTTCCACCTTGGTATCCGTAATGAACTTTGATCACTGTTAAGGAACATTCAGTTCCTGCCAGCACTAGTTGACCATTTAAATTAGCTTTTAGGTTGAGCGGGAAAACCGCCCACTCAACCTCAGGTTCATACCATGATCGTGCTCCAAAAAGGTCGGCGCTTACATCCATTAACCGATAGACGTTTAATAGTGCACAACTGTGAGGGAAAAATCACTGAATAGATACCAGAAGGCAGGTTCTGCTATCCGCCAGCCAATCTTCATAAAGAATAATTCCTTAATTGCGCGCTTTGGAAAATTTAGCGGCAAACAGGAAAATAACCAGATAGCAGATTATGGGTAGATAGTAGGCTTTTGCTACATCATGATCAGCGATCTGGCCCATTAACAGCGGAAAAAAGGCACCGCCAACAACCCCCATTGAGATAAACGACGAAGCTTGCTGCGTTTGGCTTCCCAGATTTTTGATACCTAAACTAAAAATGGTCGGAAACATAATACTGAAGAAGAAATTAATCATGAGCAAGGCAATAAAGGAAGGCCAGCCCCAACTCTGCGCAACTACTATACACATTAAAATGTTGCTGAGGGCGAATGCGGCCAATAATTTGTTAGGTGCAATGAAACGCATGAGTGCAGTGCCAGTAAAACGACCAACCAACATTAAGCCCATGAAAAATATCCCCATATAGGTTCCTGCTGCTTTATCAGTAAATCCCATTTTTTCATGGCTGTAATTTATAAAGAAAGCCCAGGTACCAGACTGTGCAGCTACGTTAAAAAGCTGTGCAATGGCAGCCCAAACAAAATGACGATGTTGAAACAGCTTCTTTGACGGCACAGGAACTTCCTCCACATCGAATCCTTGAGTAATCGGTGCATGAGGATCTATCAGCGCCGGAACTTTAACAAAGGAGAATGAGATAGCAACCAGAGCAACTGCCGTACCTAAAATGATGTACAGGGTTTTAACCGATGCCAAGCCATCGACGTCGCTGTCTCCTGCGTTACCAAAAACAAAAAACGAGCCGATAAGCGGCCCGAGCATGGTACCCATTGCGTTAAAGGATTGGGCGAAATTGATTCGCTGGTCGCTCGTTTCCTGGTGGCCCAAGGAAGCGACAAATGGGTGGGCAACGGTTTCAAGAGTTGACAAGCCGCATCCGACAATAAATAAGGCAAGCCTGAAGAAATTAAAAGATTGGCTATTGGCAGCAGGTACAAATAGAAAGGCACCTAAAGCGAATAAGGTCAGGCCTAAAAGCACCCCACTTTTATAGCCATATCTTTTCATAAACAGCCCGGCCGGAATCCCCATGATAAAATACGCACCAAATATGGAAAATTGTACGAGTCCGGATTGTGCCTTAGATACGTGAAGCACTGCCTGAAAGTGCCGGTTCAGCACATCAGCAAGGGAAATTGCAAGTCCCCAGAAAAGGAACAGGGAGGTGACAAAAACTAGCGTAATCAAAAATTTCTTTTCGGTAAAATTGGGTTTAATGGTCATGAATGTAATTTAAATTTATGTATTGGTTTATGCAGCATTCCCCTAAATCAAACGTCAGGAAATGGTTACAAGAAGTTTATCTGATAAAGTAAAGAGGCGGGATTAATCAAAGTCTAATAAATAATTAACTGGTTTCGCTTCAAACAAAAGTTGACATCGCGATACCGGATTCACAATCTCTATTAATTGAAAGAATAACAAGGATGTTACTGATCTGACTAGAAAAAGCACCTCTGCTTTGTGCAATTATGTATTTATTAATACTTAATTAAGTACCACATACTTTATTAGTCTTTTGTATAACCAACCAGTTGAATCCATAATTTATGTTAAAATTCCTCACCAAAAGTGGTACACGCCTTATACTCGGAGCGGTATTTTCGGCAACAGCAGGGTATTCCAGCGCTCAGACAACGACTTTCAATCGTGACTTTGCGCCTACTGCGGACTACTTAGCTCCGGCGGAAAAACCTTTCCGGGATGCAGTCTCGTTGAACGGTACATGGAAGTTCCTTCCTGTCGGTCAGGCGGACAAATTAAAAAAAGAACAGCTCACCAATCCGGAACTACCGGTAAATCCGCAATGGGACCCCACTCCTATCAAAATTCCTTCAGGCTGGAACGTGAACAGCTTCGCGAGAGGCGACGGCAGCGGAGGTGATTTTCTCACTTATCCGAGCTATCCCAAAAAGTGGGAGAGTGTCAGGGCGGGCTGGCTGATGAAAAAAATTTCTTACAAGAAAGAATGGAAAGGTAAGCGCGTATTTATTCATTTCGATGCAATTGACGGCTACAGCAAAATTTTTCTCAACGGTCATAGTGTCGGCGAAAACATGGACGTATTTCTCCCTTTTGAAATTGATATCACGCAATGGCTGAAGGATGGTCAGGATAATGAACTGATGGTTTGGGTCGCCGATGCCGAACTTTTTAACCAGCCGGGGAAATTTGGTCGCAGAATTTATGTAGCAGGCTCATTTTGGGGGCAACATATCAAAGGGATATGGCAGGACGTAAATCTGGTTATCAAACCAGCGGTAAACATTCAGAATTCTTTTGTTAAACCACAGGTAGATCAAGACGAGCTCCTTGTCGATGTTACCGTTTCAAACACATCTGAAAAACAACAAGAAGTAGCTATTGAGGGTGATATCTACCCGTGGATTAACCAGGCAGGGCAAAGCGTTGCCGATGCACCCGAACCCAAATGGAAGCTTGGGGATAAAGTACTTAGCATTAAACCGGTTAAAGTTGTTTTAGCAGCTAAATCGCAACAGATTGTAAGCCTTAAGGTAAAGATAAACGGCGCCCTGAAAAAATGGGTGCCCGAACAACCCAATTTATACGGCTTGGTGCTGACCACGAAACATGGAAAAAACACCGGTGATAAGCAGTATACCCGGTTTGGTTGGCGACAATTTACCGTTAAAGGAAGCCAGTATCTATTAAATGGGAAGCCTATTGTATTTAACGGTGATTCTTGGCACTTTATGGGTATCCCACAAATGACGCGCCGGTATGCCTGGGCCTGGTATAAACTATTACAAGACAGCCATGCCAATGCAGTAAGGCTCCATGCCCAGCCTTATCCTCAGTTTTATTTAGACATGGCCGACGAGATGGGCATCTGCGTGCTGGATGAAACCGGTATGTGGGCAAGCGATGGCGGTCCAAAAATCAATTCGGAAGAGTATTGGAAAAACAGTGAAGAACATCTCCGGAGATTTGTGTTGAGGGACCGTAATCACCCATCCGTATTAGGCTGGAGTGTATGTAATGAAAATGTACCTGTTGCGATGGGTGTGTTCCGCTCTCCTGATTCTCTCGTAAAAAGGCAGGTGGCCGAGATCAACAAATGGATGAAAATTACCCGTGAATTGGATCCCTCAAGGCCATGGATATCAGGAGACGGAGAATCACAGGCTGAACTTAATTCACCCATAATTATAGGTCATTATGGTGGCAGCGAAGCTAATTATCGTAATCTGTCCTCGAAAGGCAAAATATGGGGCATTGGTGAAGCTGGAATGGCTTACTATGCCACACCGCTACAGTCTGCAACATATAACGGGAATCGTTCATATGTCTCGCAGCAAGGGCGCATGGAAGGGGTAGCCATGGAAGCTACCAAACTGATTAATATGCTCAAAAAATTTCATTCCTCTTATAATTCCGTTTTCAATATTGTATGGTATGGTATAAAACCCTTAGAATTAGGGCTTAAAGACACTACCCGCGCGCCACAACCGTCGGACGGCATCTTCTTCGGACCCTATCAGGAAGGTAAGCCCGGCGTACAGCCGGAAAGGTTAGGCCCTTACACCACTACACTTAATCCAGGCTATGACACTTCCCTACCCTTGTATAAACCCTGGCCGCTTTTTGACGCTATAAAAGCATCTTTTGCAGACACAGGATTCGTTGCCCAAAAACCATCGCCTGTGAGAACCGAAGCGGCCGGAAACAAACTCCAGTTTTCTGCTGTAACCTTGCTCTCCACAGACAAGGATTCAGTTATCAGCCATCTTCTACACGATATGGGTATAAGCAATTTCAACAACTTTAAACTTAAACCTACTGCCAAAACGCTTTTAATCATTGATGGAGTTCATCCGCTGCAAGGTGCGCAGTTCCTAGCGCTGGAAAGAAGTGTCATTAGTGCTGGTGGCAAGGTAATGATATGGGGAACATCCACG
Protein-coding sequences here:
- a CDS encoding glycoside hydrolase family 2 TIM barrel-domain containing protein, coding for MNGTWKFLPVGQADKLKKEQLTNPELPVNPQWDPTPIKIPSGWNVNSFARGDGSGGDFLTYPSYPKKWESVRAGWLMKKISYKKEWKGKRVFIHFDAIDGYSKIFLNGHSVGENMDVFLPFEIDITQWLKDGQDNELMVWVADAELFNQPGKFGRRIYVAGSFWGQHIKGIWQDVNLVIKPAVNIQNSFVKPQVDQDELLVDVTVSNTSEKQQEVAIEGDIYPWINQAGQSVADAPEPKWKLGDKVLSIKPVKVVLAAKSQQIVSLKVKINGALKKWVPEQPNLYGLVLTTKHGKNTGDKQYTRFGWRQFTVKGSQYLLNGKPIVFNGDSWHFMGIPQMTRRYAWAWYKLLQDSHANAVRLHAQPYPQFYLDMADEMGICVLDETGMWASDGGPKINSEEYWKNSEEHLRRFVLRDRNHPSVLGWSVCNENVPVAMGVFRSPDSLVKRQVAEINKWMKITRELDPSRPWISGDGESQAELNSPIIIGHYGGSEANYRNLSSKGKIWGIGEAGMAYYATPLQSATYNGNRSYVSQQGRMEGVAMEATKLINMLKKFHSSYNSVFNIVWYGIKPLELGLKDTTRAPQPSDGIFFGPYQEGKPGVQPERLGPYTTTLNPGYDTSLPLYKPWPLFDAIKASFADTGFVAQKPSPVRTEAAGNKLQFSAVTLLSTDKDSVISHLLHDMGISNFNNFKLKPTAKTLLIIDGVHPLQGAQFLALERSVISAGGKVMIWGTSTESLPAINAYLPSPVALTTRNATSFTTGVIDPILGNMDNADFYFSEITNDPVMTHGLTGAFVEGGKVILSAANPNWLRWNKRAEYLKTAAILRSEREAKQAGGALVLNGNIYYCALDPQALSRTSFSLVRQLFLNLGFSFSRANNRLNAINSNGSLENALMLGSFSLEGRQADSTRLEILKHAKDGTIYPGGKASAHFWEIARATNGVFDLGSMNLQGPKENAVTYASFWIYSPRSLSDLLAEPDMPKLDMLIGADHAYQAFLNGKIISESNKDEGVDKLNRIPALSLEKGWNHFLIKVAQKKGDWKLALKFESNQKSFFSEIKSQIAY